From Macadamia integrifolia cultivar HAES 741 unplaced genomic scaffold, SCU_Mint_v3 scaffold1793, whole genome shotgun sequence, the proteins below share one genomic window:
- the LOC122064847 gene encoding syntaxin-31 isoform X1 codes for MASAGVSLYRDRTSEFRLVSERLKKIERLADVPGTGNDPETLNASPASSSRSEFKKIASRIGLGIHETSLKISRLAKLAKKSSMFDDPVVEIQELTALIKDDITALNIAVSDLQTLQNLEIDDGNYSKDRVVHGTTVCDDLKNKLMATTKQFQDVLTARTENVKAHENRKQIFSTNASRENPFLQKNNTKTVTEPPPWSNKSNPSSVLPPLARVPSSGLQNGNQLRRRLATDSTPSQHMEASMLQEVIPRRENYTQSRALALQNVESTISELSGIFTHLATMVAHQGELAIRIDDNMEESLVNVEGAHSALLKHLNRISSNRGLLIKIFAVLIFFLIVFIFFMA; via the exons ATGGCTTCTGCCGGAGTTTCCTTATATCGAGATCGGACGTCGGAATTTCGTTTGGTGTCCGAAAGATTAAAGAAGATCGAAAGGCTGGCGGATGTTCCCGGAACGGGGAATGACCCGGAGACGTTGAATGCATCGCCGGCAAGCTCTTCTCGATCTGAATTCAAAAAGATTGCATCGAGGATTGGTCTGGGGATTCATGAGACATCTCTCAAGATCTCGAGACTCGCTAAAT TGGCCAAAAAGTCATCTATGTTCGATGATCCTGTTGTGGAAATACAGGAACTTACTGCTTTGATAAAAGATGACATTACAGCACTCAACATAGCAGTTTCAGATTTACAAACTCTTCAGAACTTGGAAATAGATGATGGAAACTATTCCAAGGATAGAGTTGTCCATGGAACTACTGTTTGTGATGACCTGAAGAACAAGCTTATGGCAACTACAAAACAGTTTCAGGATGTATTAACTGCAAGAACAGAG AACGTCAAGGCTCATGAAAACAGGAAACAGATCTTCTCTACCAACGCATCTAGAGAAAACCCTTTTCtgcaaaaaaataatacaaagacTGTGACTGAACCACCTCCATGGTCAAATAAATCTAATCCATCTTCTGTCTTGCCACCTCTAGC CAGGGTGCCGTCTAGTGGACTTCAAAATGGAAACCAACTGCG GCGAAGGTTGGCTACAGACAGTACTCCATCCCAGCATATGGAAGCATCCATGTTACAAGAAGTTATTCCTCGGCGAGAGAACTATACACAGAGCCGTGCACTTGCTCTGCAAAATGTGGAGTCAACAATTTCTGAGCTAAGTGGGATTTTTACACATTTGGCTACAATGGTAGCACACCAGGGAGAACTGGCAATAAG GATTGATGATAACATGGAAGAGTCATTGGTGAATGTAGAAGGTGCTCACAGTGCCCTTCTGAAGCATTTGAATCGGATATCTTCAAACAGGGGGCTTTTAATAAAGATTTTTGCtgttctaatatttttcctGATTGTATTCATCTTCTTCATGGCATAA
- the LOC122064847 gene encoding syntaxin-31 isoform X2, which produces MASAGVSLYRDRTSEFRLVSERLKKIERLADVPGTGNDPETLNASPASSSRSEFKKIASRIGLGIHETSLKISRLAKLAKKSSMFDDPVVEIQELTALIKDDITALNIAVSDLQTLQNLEIDDGNYSKDRVVHGTTVCDDLKNKLMATTKQFQDVLTARTENVKAHENRKQIFSTNASRENPFLQKNNTKTVTEPPPWSNKSNPSSVLPPLAVPSSGLQNGNQLRRRLATDSTPSQHMEASMLQEVIPRRENYTQSRALALQNVESTISELSGIFTHLATMVAHQGELAIRIDDNMEESLVNVEGAHSALLKHLNRISSNRGLLIKIFAVLIFFLIVFIFFMA; this is translated from the exons ATGGCTTCTGCCGGAGTTTCCTTATATCGAGATCGGACGTCGGAATTTCGTTTGGTGTCCGAAAGATTAAAGAAGATCGAAAGGCTGGCGGATGTTCCCGGAACGGGGAATGACCCGGAGACGTTGAATGCATCGCCGGCAAGCTCTTCTCGATCTGAATTCAAAAAGATTGCATCGAGGATTGGTCTGGGGATTCATGAGACATCTCTCAAGATCTCGAGACTCGCTAAAT TGGCCAAAAAGTCATCTATGTTCGATGATCCTGTTGTGGAAATACAGGAACTTACTGCTTTGATAAAAGATGACATTACAGCACTCAACATAGCAGTTTCAGATTTACAAACTCTTCAGAACTTGGAAATAGATGATGGAAACTATTCCAAGGATAGAGTTGTCCATGGAACTACTGTTTGTGATGACCTGAAGAACAAGCTTATGGCAACTACAAAACAGTTTCAGGATGTATTAACTGCAAGAACAGAG AACGTCAAGGCTCATGAAAACAGGAAACAGATCTTCTCTACCAACGCATCTAGAGAAAACCCTTTTCtgcaaaaaaataatacaaagacTGTGACTGAACCACCTCCATGGTCAAATAAATCTAATCCATCTTCTGTCTTGCCACCTCTAGC GGTGCCGTCTAGTGGACTTCAAAATGGAAACCAACTGCG GCGAAGGTTGGCTACAGACAGTACTCCATCCCAGCATATGGAAGCATCCATGTTACAAGAAGTTATTCCTCGGCGAGAGAACTATACACAGAGCCGTGCACTTGCTCTGCAAAATGTGGAGTCAACAATTTCTGAGCTAAGTGGGATTTTTACACATTTGGCTACAATGGTAGCACACCAGGGAGAACTGGCAATAAG GATTGATGATAACATGGAAGAGTCATTGGTGAATGTAGAAGGTGCTCACAGTGCCCTTCTGAAGCATTTGAATCGGATATCTTCAAACAGGGGGCTTTTAATAAAGATTTTTGCtgttctaatatttttcctGATTGTATTCATCTTCTTCATGGCATAA